In Acidisarcina sp., a single window of DNA contains:
- the hpnH gene encoding adenosyl-hopene transferase HpnH translates to MAVPISQMWTVASYVLRQRASGRKRYPLVLMLEPLFRCNLACAGCGKVQYPPHILKKELTPEECFKAVEECGAPMVSIPGGEPLLHPRIVEIVDGLIARKKYIYLCTNALELKRRLPEFKPSKYLTFSVHLDGQREHHDFSVCREGGYDIATEGIREAVKRGFRVTTNATFFDGTDPNSVRAFFDEVMAMGVEGIVLSPGYSYEKAPDQHRFLGRARTRRLFRAILSNRKPSWKFNMSPLFLEFLMGKRDYQCTAWGMPAYNIFGWQKPCYLLQDGYADSFAELLDTTEWENYGTESGNPKCANCMVSCGYEASAVNDGFGSLRGFLAMAKAAIFNRYPDRGALELLNAPISNTPQLVHIGTGDAGKQESLEETRA, encoded by the coding sequence ATGGCAGTTCCTATTTCGCAGATGTGGACGGTTGCGAGCTACGTGCTCCGGCAGAGGGCGAGTGGCCGCAAGCGCTACCCGCTCGTCTTGATGCTGGAGCCGCTCTTCCGCTGTAACCTGGCCTGTGCCGGCTGCGGCAAGGTGCAGTATCCCCCGCATATCCTGAAGAAGGAGCTCACGCCGGAAGAGTGCTTCAAGGCGGTCGAAGAGTGCGGCGCGCCGATGGTGAGCATTCCGGGCGGCGAGCCCCTGCTGCATCCGCGGATCGTCGAGATTGTGGATGGCTTGATTGCCCGCAAGAAGTACATTTACCTGTGCACCAATGCGCTGGAGTTGAAGCGCCGCCTGCCGGAGTTCAAGCCGTCGAAGTATCTGACGTTTTCCGTTCACCTGGACGGGCAGCGGGAGCATCACGACTTCTCCGTGTGCCGTGAAGGCGGATACGACATTGCGACCGAGGGAATTCGCGAGGCCGTGAAGCGCGGCTTCCGTGTGACCACGAATGCGACGTTCTTTGACGGTACCGATCCCAACAGTGTTCGCGCCTTCTTTGACGAGGTGATGGCGATGGGGGTCGAGGGCATCGTGCTCTCGCCGGGCTACTCGTATGAGAAGGCTCCGGACCAGCACCGCTTCCTTGGCCGCGCCCGTACGCGCCGCTTGTTCCGGGCGATTCTTTCGAATCGGAAGCCTAGCTGGAAGTTCAATATGTCGCCGCTGTTTCTCGAATTTCTGATGGGCAAGCGCGACTACCAGTGCACCGCCTGGGGCATGCCTGCCTACAACATCTTCGGATGGCAGAAGCCCTGCTACCTGCTGCAGGATGGTTACGCGGATTCGTTTGCCGAGCTGCTGGATACCACCGAATGGGAGAATTACGGCACGGAGAGCGGCAATCCCAAATGCGCCAACTGCATGGTGAGCTGCGGATATGAGGCTTCGGCGGTGAATGATGGATTCGGTTCGCTGCGGGGCTTCCTCGCAATGGCCAAGGCCGCTATCTTCAACCGCTATCCCGATCGTGGTGCGCTGGAACTGCTGAATGCGCCGATTTCCAATACGCCGCAGCTCGTCCACATTGGGACCGGCGACGCCGGTAAGCAGGAGAGCCTGGAGGAGACCCGCGCATGA
- the shc gene encoding squalene--hopene cyclase — protein MPKFGRIDAGLDQVAEAIDKSKDWLFAQQHADGYWCGELEADSMLEADYIFAHYLLGTGDPGRLERALNEILRYQNEDGGWSIYPGGPSNISLAVKCYLACKLMGITQLDHPVLAKAREWILANGGVVECNTFTKIYLCSLGQYEYDAVPAVPPEMVLFPKWCYFNIYEISSWSRDIVVPLSIAYAKKPFKKLAPEQCIDELFVGGRANANLHPRWDRKKIFGWRNFFLLLDRIAHWAERVHIRPLRAIALKKAEKWILERLEMSDGLGAIYPAMLNAIVALRCLGYSLDDPQLIRALDEFEKLGIDEPNGTPEYPTPTFRMQPCLSPVWDTAQAVFALGEAGVARNDPRLLKAADWMLSKEVRHKGDWAVKVRNTEPGGWYFEFNNEFYPDVDDSAQVLLALNKVDNPRERYQYDVSRRALDWIFAMQCKNGGWASFDKDNTKMVFQYIPFADHNAMLDPPTVDITGRVLEMLATYGYTAKDKRIERAIKFIYSEQEPDGSWFGRWGVNYIYGTFLVLRGLEAIGVEQNEPQIQQAAEWIRSIQNADGGWGETCGSYDDPTLRGEGQSTPSQTAWALLALLAAGDIRSDSVAKGVRWLLEKQEEDGGWDESIGSGSTKQAIITGTGFPRVFYLAYKLYRNYFPLLALTNYRRAMERAA, from the coding sequence GTGCCGAAGTTCGGACGTATCGATGCCGGCCTCGATCAGGTGGCGGAAGCCATCGACAAATCGAAAGACTGGCTCTTCGCGCAGCAGCACGCTGATGGCTATTGGTGCGGTGAATTGGAAGCCGACTCCATGCTTGAGGCGGACTACATCTTCGCCCACTATCTTCTGGGGACAGGAGATCCGGGCAGGCTGGAGCGTGCGCTAAACGAGATACTTCGTTATCAGAATGAAGACGGCGGCTGGAGTATTTATCCCGGCGGCCCGTCAAATATCAGTCTCGCGGTCAAATGCTATCTTGCCTGCAAGCTGATGGGAATTACGCAGTTGGATCATCCAGTCCTGGCGAAGGCCAGGGAGTGGATCCTGGCGAATGGCGGCGTGGTCGAGTGCAACACGTTTACCAAGATCTATCTCTGCTCGCTGGGCCAGTATGAGTACGATGCGGTTCCGGCTGTCCCGCCGGAGATGGTGCTGTTCCCCAAGTGGTGCTACTTCAACATCTACGAGATTTCTTCGTGGTCGCGGGACATTGTCGTTCCGTTGTCGATCGCGTATGCGAAGAAGCCGTTCAAGAAGCTGGCGCCCGAGCAGTGCATCGATGAGCTTTTTGTGGGAGGGCGCGCGAACGCGAACCTTCATCCGCGCTGGGATCGCAAGAAGATCTTTGGTTGGCGCAACTTCTTCCTTCTCCTGGACCGCATCGCCCACTGGGCTGAGCGGGTTCACATCCGTCCGCTGCGGGCGATTGCCCTGAAGAAGGCGGAGAAGTGGATACTGGAGCGGCTGGAGATGAGCGATGGCCTGGGAGCGATTTATCCCGCCATGTTGAACGCCATCGTGGCATTGCGCTGCCTCGGCTACTCGCTCGATGATCCGCAGTTGATTCGTGCGCTGGACGAGTTTGAGAAGCTGGGCATCGACGAGCCGAACGGAACCCCGGAGTATCCCACGCCGACCTTTCGCATGCAGCCCTGTTTGTCGCCGGTATGGGACACGGCGCAGGCGGTCTTTGCGCTGGGCGAAGCAGGGGTTGCGCGCAACGATCCTCGCTTGTTGAAGGCTGCCGACTGGATGCTCTCCAAGGAAGTGCGGCACAAGGGCGACTGGGCGGTGAAGGTTCGCAATACGGAGCCGGGCGGCTGGTACTTCGAATTCAACAATGAGTTTTACCCGGACGTGGACGACTCCGCGCAGGTGCTGCTGGCGCTGAACAAGGTGGATAATCCGCGCGAGCGCTATCAATACGATGTCTCGCGGCGCGCCCTGGACTGGATCTTTGCCATGCAGTGCAAGAACGGTGGCTGGGCCAGCTTCGATAAAGACAATACGAAGATGGTCTTCCAATACATTCCGTTTGCCGATCACAATGCCATGCTCGATCCGCCGACGGTCGATATCACGGGCCGCGTGCTGGAGATGCTGGCGACCTATGGCTATACGGCAAAGGACAAGCGCATCGAGCGGGCTATCAAGTTCATTTATTCCGAGCAGGAGCCGGACGGAAGTTGGTTTGGCCGCTGGGGTGTGAATTACATCTACGGCACCTTCCTGGTATTGCGCGGGCTGGAGGCGATCGGAGTCGAGCAGAACGAACCGCAGATTCAGCAGGCGGCCGAGTGGATCCGTTCCATTCAGAACGCCGATGGCGGCTGGGGTGAGACCTGCGGCAGCTACGACGATCCGACGCTGCGTGGCGAGGGGCAGAGCACTCCGTCCCAGACTGCCTGGGCGTTGCTCGCACTGCTCGCGGCGGGCGATATCCGCAGCGACTCTGTCGCCAAGGGTGTCCGCTGGCTGCTGGAGAAGCAAGAGGAAGACGGAGGCTGGGACGAAAGCATCGGCTCCGGTTCGACCAAACAGGCAATCATTACGGGCACCGGATTCCCCCGGGTGTTCTACCTGGCCTATAAGCTGTATCGGAATTACTTCCCATTGCTGGCGTTGACCAACTATCGCCGGGCAATGGAACGAGCGGCCTGA
- a CDS encoding 4-hydroxy-3-methylbut-2-enyl diphosphate reductase, translating to MTEKRILLLKPRGFCAGVVRAIDVVKIALETFGAPIYVRKEIVHNRFVVNELAAKGAIFVDDIDDVPAGMRVIYSAHGVSPAVRDRSRERGLKVIDATCPLVTKVHVEAVKFARQGYSLVLIGHRDHDEIEGTLGEAPDATQVVSNVAEVAALTVPDPNRVAYLTQTTLSLDEARDIIHALKEKFPNIVGPHSQDICYATENRQVAVKNVAHQADLVLVVGSTNSSNSNRLVEVSSNLSTRAFLIEDSGSIKPEWLEGVNTVALTAGASAPEVLVEQVVKYLQQIGFGSVEEVEVMPENVRFGLPPEIVQAIAAAPASVSN from the coding sequence GTGACCGAGAAGCGTATTCTCCTCCTGAAGCCTCGCGGCTTCTGTGCCGGTGTCGTTCGCGCCATCGATGTTGTCAAGATTGCATTGGAGACCTTCGGGGCTCCTATCTACGTGCGTAAGGAAATCGTGCATAACCGGTTCGTTGTGAATGAACTGGCAGCCAAGGGCGCCATCTTTGTCGACGACATCGATGATGTTCCAGCCGGTATGCGGGTGATTTACAGCGCGCATGGCGTATCTCCCGCTGTCCGCGATCGCAGCCGTGAGCGCGGACTCAAGGTGATTGACGCGACCTGTCCACTGGTCACCAAGGTCCACGTGGAAGCCGTCAAGTTTGCCCGTCAGGGGTACTCGCTGGTGCTGATCGGGCATCGCGATCATGACGAAATTGAAGGTACGCTGGGCGAGGCTCCGGATGCGACGCAAGTCGTCTCGAATGTCGCTGAGGTGGCCGCCCTTACGGTGCCGGATCCGAACCGTGTGGCTTATCTGACGCAGACGACCTTGAGCCTCGACGAGGCGCGGGACATTATCCACGCCCTGAAGGAGAAGTTTCCGAATATCGTGGGGCCGCATTCGCAGGACATCTGCTATGCGACGGAGAATCGCCAGGTGGCGGTGAAGAATGTCGCCCATCAGGCGGACCTGGTTCTGGTTGTGGGTTCGACGAACAGCTCGAACTCGAATCGGCTGGTGGAAGTTTCCAGCAATCTGAGCACGCGCGCTTTCCTGATCGAGGATTCGGGCAGCATCAAGCCGGAATGGCTGGAAGGCGTGAACACGGTTGCGTTGACTGCGGGTGCCTCCGCTCCTGAGGTCCTGGTCGAGCAAGTCGTGAAATATTTGCAGCAAATTGGATTCGGGAGCGTCGAAGAAGTAGAAGTTATGCCGGAGAATGTTCGTTTTGGGCTGCCGCCGGAGATTGTCCAGGCAATCGCAGCCGCTCCCGCGAGTGTGTCGAACTGA
- a CDS encoding zinc-dependent dehydrogenase, whose translation MTTITESSVSAAVRIPATMLAAVYRGVNDVRVETVPVPEIGAGELLIGVKSCGICGTDLKKIHTGSHSAPRIFGHETAGVVAAVGAGVTKFAVGDRVMVFHHIPCGECYYCRKKTFAQCPVYKKVGCTAGFEPAGGGFAEYVRVMDWIVERGGVVRIPEGVPFEQAAFVEPVNTCYKGVGLLNLKPDETVLVIGQGPIGILLASLAKRSGATVLTSDLYPERHRIAAAFGLDHPIHAGEADVVAVARAATNGRGADAVILAVGGNSLIRTAMEAARPGGKVMLFAQTQHGEATIDPGAVCLDEKDLIGSYSSSVEVQDEAAAIVFNGYGSGYDLTRLVSHRFPLERAVEAIELASQPQAHSMKIMIEPGARK comes from the coding sequence ATGACGACGATAACGGAAAGTAGTGTTTCGGCAGCGGTAAGGATTCCGGCAACCATGCTGGCTGCGGTGTATCGCGGCGTGAACGATGTTCGTGTGGAGACGGTTCCCGTACCGGAGATTGGCGCGGGTGAGCTGCTGATCGGGGTCAAGTCCTGCGGAATCTGCGGAACGGATCTCAAGAAGATCCATACCGGATCGCACTCCGCGCCGCGCATCTTCGGGCATGAGACCGCGGGCGTCGTGGCGGCTGTCGGTGCTGGCGTCACGAAATTTGCCGTGGGAGACCGGGTTATGGTTTTCCACCACATCCCCTGTGGCGAGTGCTACTACTGCAGGAAGAAGACCTTCGCGCAGTGCCCGGTTTATAAGAAGGTGGGCTGCACTGCGGGCTTTGAGCCGGCGGGTGGCGGTTTTGCCGAGTATGTTCGCGTGATGGACTGGATTGTGGAGCGGGGCGGGGTGGTGCGCATCCCAGAGGGAGTACCGTTTGAGCAGGCCGCCTTCGTCGAGCCGGTCAACACTTGTTATAAAGGCGTTGGATTGCTGAATTTGAAGCCGGATGAGACGGTCCTGGTCATAGGGCAGGGGCCAATCGGAATTCTGCTGGCATCCCTGGCAAAACGCTCGGGAGCCACGGTTTTGACCTCGGACCTCTATCCGGAGCGGCATCGGATTGCGGCGGCCTTCGGGCTGGACCATCCGATTCACGCCGGGGAGGCCGACGTTGTAGCGGTTGCCCGTGCGGCTACCAATGGGCGAGGCGCGGATGCTGTCATACTAGCTGTGGGCGGTAACTCGCTGATTCGCACCGCGATGGAGGCGGCGCGTCCGGGCGGCAAGGTCATGCTCTTTGCCCAGACGCAGCATGGTGAGGCGACGATCGATCCGGGCGCGGTATGTCTGGATGAGAAGGATCTGATCGGGTCCTACAGTTCGTCGGTCGAGGTACAGGACGAAGCGGCTGCCATTGTGTTCAATGGCTATGGCAGCGGCTATGATTTAACGCGGCTGGTTTCGCATCGCTTCCCGCTCGAACGTGCGGTGGAAGCGATCGAGCTGGCGTCGCAACCACAGGCTCATTCGATGAAGATCATGATTGAGCCGGGGGCTCGGAAGTAA
- the hpnA gene encoding hopanoid-associated sugar epimerase, which translates to MKVFVTGATGFVGSHVAHQLAAQGATLRLLVRKTSRLENLEGIPAETVVGDLRDVAALRSAVSGCDALMHVAADYRLWVRDPKAMYAVNVDGTRDLLRLAREEGVRRAVYTSSVATMGFKTDGTIVDERTPVSLDDMIGPYKRSKYLAEQEAIQAAQAGQDVIILNPTTPIGANDVRPTPTGGIIVDFLNRKFPAYMDTGLNLVDVSEVARAHVSALSMGRSGERYILGGENLTLKQILDRMSAITGLPSPTMKVPIVVALIFAFFDENITGRLMGKEPRATVEAVRMGRKLMFASSAKAERELGFKVVPVYLALRAAIDWFRAHGYAPAS; encoded by the coding sequence ATGAAAGTATTCGTAACTGGAGCGACGGGGTTTGTAGGCAGCCACGTCGCGCATCAACTGGCCGCCCAGGGTGCGACTCTGCGCCTTCTTGTGCGCAAGACCAGCCGTCTGGAAAATCTGGAAGGAATCCCGGCAGAAACCGTAGTCGGAGATCTGCGGGATGTAGCGGCGCTGCGTTCGGCAGTATCGGGCTGCGATGCCCTGATGCACGTGGCCGCCGACTATCGACTCTGGGTTCGCGACCCGAAGGCGATGTATGCGGTGAATGTTGACGGAACCCGCGATCTGCTCCGTCTGGCACGGGAGGAGGGCGTCAGGCGAGCCGTCTACACCTCCAGCGTGGCCACAATGGGCTTCAAGACGGATGGCACCATCGTGGACGAGCGCACCCCGGTGTCGCTGGACGATATGATTGGCCCCTACAAACGTTCGAAGTACCTGGCTGAGCAGGAGGCCATTCAGGCGGCGCAGGCTGGGCAGGACGTTATTATTCTGAACCCGACGACGCCGATTGGAGCCAATGACGTCAGGCCAACTCCGACGGGTGGCATCATCGTGGATTTCCTCAACCGGAAGTTTCCTGCCTACATGGACACGGGGCTGAACCTGGTGGATGTGAGCGAGGTCGCGCGGGCCCATGTGTCGGCGTTAAGCATGGGGCGCAGTGGCGAGCGTTACATCCTCGGCGGTGAAAATCTGACGCTCAAGCAGATCCTGGATCGGATGTCCGCGATTACCGGCCTGCCTTCTCCGACGATGAAGGTGCCGATCGTGGTGGCGTTGATTTTCGCGTTCTTTGACGAGAATATTACTGGCCGGCTGATGGGCAAGGAGCCGCGTGCGACGGTGGAAGCCGTGCGTATGGGGAGGAAGTTGATGTTTGCCTCTTCGGCGAAAGCGGAACGGGAACTGGGATTCAAGGTCGTACCGGTCTATCTCGCGCTTCGTGCGGCAATCGACTGGTTTCGCGCGCACGGATACGCGCCCGCTTCATGA
- a CDS encoding alcohol dehydrogenase catalytic domain-containing protein, translated as MSKEVTLMEEEMNAAVLYGQQDVRIERVPIPQAEPGEIVVRVGAALTCGTDLKVYRRGYHAKMIVPPALFGHELAGTVHEVGEGVTRFQPGTRVVALNSAPCGECYWCTRHQENLCEDLLFNNGAYAEYIRIPARIVEKNTLVVPEGMLLEHAALTEPLACVLKGLEETRAVAGDIVVVIGAGPIGLMFMHAADLAGMQVLAVVKRKEQIASARQFGAKKVVQIGATADTVAAIRALTPQHRGADVAIEAVATPMTWQWAVDMVRRGGVVNFFGGCAAGTKVELDTNRLHYNDITLRATFHHTPATCRRAFEMLSSGRFDGSHYITSHAPLMDLNQVFHQLMDRTAASIKTAIIP; from the coding sequence ATGTCGAAAGAAGTGACGCTGATGGAAGAAGAGATGAATGCGGCAGTCCTCTATGGACAGCAGGATGTTCGCATTGAGCGTGTACCGATTCCGCAGGCAGAACCGGGGGAGATAGTCGTCCGCGTGGGCGCTGCGCTGACCTGCGGTACGGACCTGAAGGTCTATCGGCGCGGCTATCACGCGAAGATGATTGTGCCGCCTGCGCTCTTTGGACATGAACTCGCCGGTACGGTTCACGAGGTCGGTGAGGGAGTTACCCGGTTCCAGCCAGGAACGCGCGTGGTGGCCCTGAATTCAGCGCCTTGTGGGGAATGCTACTGGTGCACGCGCCATCAGGAAAATCTCTGCGAGGACCTGCTCTTCAACAACGGAGCCTATGCGGAGTACATTCGCATCCCGGCGCGCATTGTGGAGAAGAACACGCTGGTTGTGCCGGAGGGGATGCTGCTGGAGCATGCGGCCCTGACCGAGCCCCTGGCCTGCGTGCTGAAGGGGCTGGAAGAGACGCGCGCGGTGGCCGGGGATATCGTGGTCGTGATTGGCGCCGGACCGATCGGCCTGATGTTCATGCATGCGGCAGATCTTGCGGGGATGCAGGTACTTGCTGTCGTGAAGCGGAAAGAGCAGATTGCCTCGGCAAGGCAATTTGGCGCGAAGAAGGTGGTGCAGATCGGAGCCACGGCGGATACAGTCGCGGCGATTCGCGCCTTGACGCCGCAGCATCGCGGTGCGGATGTGGCGATTGAAGCAGTGGCCACGCCCATGACCTGGCAATGGGCCGTTGACATGGTTCGCCGCGGCGGCGTGGTTAACTTCTTTGGGGGATGTGCGGCGGGCACCAAGGTGGAGCTTGACACCAACCGCCTCCACTACAATGACATCACCCTGCGAGCCACCTTTCACCACACGCCGGCGACCTGCCGCCGGGCCTTTGAGATGTTAAGCAGCGGACGCTTTGATGGCAGCCACTACATCACGAGCCACGCGCCGCTCATGGATCTGAATCAGGTATTTCATCAATTGATGGATCGGACAGCCGCCAGCATTAAGACTGCCATCATTCCATAA
- the recN gene encoding DNA repair protein RecN, with product MLLELRAENYAVIDHAIAVFGPGLNLLTGETGAGKSILVDALALLMGEKASSDVVRHGADKAVVACVFESTPGAEQILEENGIDPDGSEIILRREIQGNGKGRVYVNNQPATVSVLRHLAPELALVHAQSQTLGAFDQAQQRGLLDRYAGCQLEPVAAAYTAWREVQNRLQAMERDEQDRLRMVDLWSFQQKEIDSARPVPGEDEALETERRVLANAEKLYTAAMGTYDALYEGSASAEAALGAALKHLEEVARYDGRFADATQQLLSARAVVGDVGETMRAYAEDIQASPERLGEIEDRLEVLDRLKRKYGPKLEQVIAHGEEAARKLEEIENRDEILKHLRVELAQAAEAYRAAATALTKMRSSAAKKLEKLAEAQINSLAMKVLFSIRVIDSPQESAWTAHGWDQVECRIATNAGEPLKPLDEIASGGEMSRVLLALKVSVEEGASQARGGRRTAIPRTLVFDEIDIGIGGRAAEAVGQKLKSLSRTQQVLCVTHLPQIAAFADQHFLIEKREQQGRTKTAIRLLDEASRTEEVARMLSGARLTETSMRHAEQMLKTSR from the coding sequence ATGCTGCTCGAATTGCGGGCTGAAAATTACGCTGTCATTGACCATGCGATTGCGGTCTTCGGGCCGGGGCTAAACCTATTGACCGGCGAAACCGGCGCCGGCAAGTCGATTCTTGTGGATGCCCTGGCGCTGCTGATGGGCGAAAAAGCCTCGTCCGACGTTGTGCGTCACGGCGCGGACAAGGCTGTGGTTGCCTGCGTCTTCGAGAGCACGCCGGGTGCGGAGCAGATCCTTGAAGAGAACGGAATCGATCCCGATGGCAGTGAAATCATCCTGCGGCGGGAAATTCAGGGGAATGGCAAGGGCCGCGTCTATGTGAACAACCAGCCGGCAACGGTGTCGGTCTTGCGGCATCTGGCGCCGGAACTTGCGCTGGTGCATGCCCAGAGCCAGACGCTGGGAGCCTTTGACCAGGCACAGCAGCGTGGCCTGCTGGATCGCTATGCCGGCTGCCAGCTCGAGCCTGTCGCCGCTGCCTACACGGCGTGGCGCGAGGTGCAGAACCGGCTGCAGGCGATGGAGCGCGACGAGCAGGATCGCCTGCGCATGGTGGATCTGTGGAGCTTTCAGCAGAAAGAGATCGACAGCGCGCGGCCAGTTCCGGGAGAGGATGAAGCCCTGGAAACCGAGCGCCGGGTATTGGCGAATGCGGAGAAGCTCTATACCGCCGCGATGGGAACTTACGATGCGCTCTACGAAGGCAGCGCGAGCGCGGAGGCCGCCCTGGGTGCTGCGCTGAAGCATCTGGAAGAGGTAGCTCGCTACGACGGCAGGTTTGCGGATGCAACGCAGCAGCTTCTCTCCGCCCGCGCCGTGGTTGGCGATGTGGGCGAGACGATGCGTGCCTATGCCGAAGATATTCAGGCATCTCCAGAGCGCCTGGGCGAAATTGAAGATCGCCTGGAGGTTCTGGACCGTTTGAAGCGCAAGTATGGACCGAAGCTGGAGCAGGTCATCGCGCACGGAGAAGAGGCGGCGAGAAAGCTGGAAGAGATCGAGAACCGGGACGAGATCCTGAAGCATCTGCGAGTCGAACTGGCCCAGGCGGCAGAGGCCTATCGCGCTGCCGCGACGGCACTTACCAAAATGCGCAGCAGTGCGGCCAAAAAGCTGGAGAAGCTCGCGGAAGCCCAAATCAACAGTCTTGCTATGAAGGTCCTGTTCAGCATTCGAGTCATCGACTCTCCGCAGGAGAGCGCATGGACGGCGCACGGATGGGACCAGGTGGAGTGCCGCATTGCCACCAACGCAGGAGAGCCGCTGAAGCCTCTCGACGAGATCGCGTCCGGCGGCGAAATGTCTCGTGTCCTTCTGGCGCTTAAGGTCTCCGTGGAGGAGGGGGCGAGCCAGGCTCGCGGCGGCCGCAGGACAGCCATCCCGCGGACGCTGGTGTTTGATGAGATTGACATCGGGATCGGCGGACGCGCGGCCGAGGCGGTGGGGCAGAAGCTGAAATCGCTCTCGCGTACGCAGCAGGTGCTGTGCGTTACTCATCTGCCGCAGATTGCAGCTTTTGCCGATCAGCACTTCTTAATTGAGAAACGCGAACAGCAGGGGCGGACCAAAACGGCGATCCGCCTGCTCGACGAGGCATCCCGCACAGAAGAGGTGGCACGCATGCTGAGTGGCGCCAGGTTAACGGAAACCTCCATGCGCCACGCGGAGCAGATGTTGAAGACGAGCCGCTAG
- the hpnC gene encoding squalene synthase HpnC gives MPVRSGEQSQEDLVAEGWARLPAEYRMPAQQPSLEQARDYCRRLAESHYENFHVASWFLPERLRSHFHSIYAYCRISDDLGDEVGNRAQSLALLDLWGAELDACYRGETRHPVFVALAETIRVCDIPKQPFADLLVAFRQDQTVTRFQTMQEVLSYCQYSANPVGRLVLYASGYRDEELFRLSDFTCSALQLANFWQDVRVDFAKDRIYIPGEDMRRFHVEESGIASGIAAGHASEEFMELMRFEVAFAQRMFEQGLPLIGKVDRELALDLDLFSRGGMEILRAIERQRYDVLASRPSLGKGTKMALAARAVGGKLLPWFRLRRGAA, from the coding sequence ATGCCGGTACGGAGCGGGGAACAATCGCAGGAGGATCTGGTTGCGGAGGGGTGGGCCCGTTTGCCCGCGGAGTATCGCATGCCCGCGCAGCAGCCCTCGCTGGAGCAGGCACGCGATTACTGCCGTCGGCTGGCCGAGTCTCACTATGAGAATTTTCATGTGGCGTCGTGGTTTTTGCCGGAGCGCCTGCGGTCCCACTTCCATAGCATCTATGCGTATTGCCGCATCTCCGATGACCTTGGCGACGAGGTAGGGAATCGCGCGCAGTCGCTGGCTCTGCTGGATCTGTGGGGAGCGGAGCTGGATGCCTGTTATCGCGGAGAGACCCGGCATCCCGTCTTCGTGGCCCTGGCAGAGACGATCCGGGTCTGCGATATACCGAAGCAGCCCTTTGCCGATCTGCTGGTGGCCTTTCGGCAGGATCAGACGGTGACGCGCTTCCAGACGATGCAGGAGGTTCTGTCCTACTGCCAATACTCCGCCAACCCGGTAGGCAGGCTGGTGCTCTATGCCAGCGGGTATCGCGACGAGGAGTTGTTCCGCCTGTCGGACTTCACCTGCTCCGCTCTGCAGCTTGCTAATTTCTGGCAGGATGTCCGCGTGGATTTTGCCAAGGACCGCATCTACATTCCGGGCGAAGATATGCGCAGGTTCCATGTTGAAGAATCCGGAATCGCATCGGGGATCGCTGCGGGACACGCCAGCGAGGAGTTTATGGAGCTGATGCGGTTTGAAGTGGCCTTTGCTCAGAGGATGTTTGAACAGGGCCTGCCTCTGATCGGTAAGGTGGACCGCGAACTGGCGCTGGATCTCGATCTCTTTAGTCGCGGCGGGATGGAGATTCTTCGTGCCATCGAGCGGCAACGATACGATGTGCTGGCGTCGCGGCCCTCCCTGGGCAAGGGGACGAAGATGGCCCTGGCGGCGCGCGCGGTGGGCGGAAAGCTGCTGCCGTGGTTCCGCCTGCGCAGGGGTGCCGCGTGA